One segment of Coffea arabica cultivar ET-39 chromosome 7c, Coffea Arabica ET-39 HiFi, whole genome shotgun sequence DNA contains the following:
- the LOC113698290 gene encoding catalase isozyme 1, whose product MDPYKFRPSSAYNSTFFTTNSGAPVWNNNSSLTVGSRGPVLLEDYHLVEKLANFDRERIPERVVHARGASAKGFFEVTHDISQLTCADFLRTPGVQTPVIVRFSTVIHERGSPETLRDPRGFAVKFYTREGNFDLVGNNFPVFFIRDGMKFPDMVHSLKPNPKSHIQENWRIVDFFSHHPESLHMFTFLFDDIGVPQDYRHMDGSGVNTYTLINKAGKAHYVKFHWKPTCGVKSLLEEEAIKVGGANHSHATQDLYDSIAAGNYPEWKLFIQTIDPDYEDKYDFDPLDVTKTWPEDILPLQPVGRLVLNRNIDNFFNENEQLAFCPAIVVPGIHYSDDKLLQTRIFSYADTQRHRLGPNYLQLPANAPKCAHHNNHHDGFMNFMHRDEEVDYFPSRYDPVRHAEMHPIPSAVLTGRREKTIIPKENNFKQPGERYRSFAPDRQERFICRWVDALSDPRVTYEIRSIWISYWSQADKSLGQKLASRLNIRPSI is encoded by the exons ATGGATCCTTACAAG TTTCGTCCATCAAGTGCATACAACTCTACATTCTTTACTACAAACTCCGGGGCTCCTGTTTGGAACAATAACTCATCTCTGACAGTTGGATCAAGGG GTCCAGTTCTTCTGGAAGATTACCATTTGGTGGAGAAACTTGCCAATTTTGATAGGGAACGGATCCCAGAACGTGTTGTTCATGCCCGAGGGGCTAGTGCCAAAGGGTTCTTTGAGGTCACACATGATATATCTCAGCTCACTTGTGCTGATTTCCTTCGTACCCCTGGTGTCCAGACCCCTGTCATCGTGAGGTTTTCAACTGTTATACATGAAAGGGGCAGTCCTGAAACTTTAAGGGATCCTCGAGGTTTTGCAGTGAAGTTCTACACCAGAGAG GGAAATTTTGATCTGGTGGGGAACAATTTTCCTGTCTTTTTCATCCGTGATGGCATGAAGTTTCCTGACATGGTCCATTCTCTGAAACCAAATCCCAAGTCCCATATTCAGGAAAACTGGAGGATCGTTGACTTCTTTTCCCATCATCCTGAGAGTTTGCACATGTTCACTTTCCTCTTTGATGATATAGGTGTACCACAGGATTACAGGCACATGGATGGATCTGGTGTTAACACATATACATTGATCAATAAGGCAGGGAAAGCACATTATGTGAAGTTTCACTGGAAGCCCACTTGTGGAGTAAAGAGTTTGCTGGAGGAAGAGGCTATTAAGGTTGGTGGAGCAAATCATAGCCATGCTACTCAAGACCTCTACGACTCCATAGCAGCTGGAAACTACCCTGAGTGGAAGCTTTTCATCCAGACAATTGATCCTGATTATGAAGACAAATATGACTTTGACCCACTTGATGTGACTAAGACTTGGCCTGAGGATATCTTGCCCTTGCAGCCAGTAGGCCGTCTAGTTTTGAACAGAAACATTGATAATTTCTTTAATGAGAATGAGCAGCTGGCTTTCTGCCCTGCTATTGTGGTGCCAGGAATACACTATTCTGATGATAAGTTACTCCAAACCCGTATCTTCTCCTATGCTGACACGCAGAGGCACCGTCTTGGACCCAATTATTTGCAGCTACCCGCCAACGCTCCCAAGTGTGCTCACCACAACAATCACCATGACGGTTTTATGAACTTCATGCACAGAGATGAGgag GTGGACTACTTCCCCTCGCGGTATGATCCTGTCAGGCATGCTGAGATGCACCCAATTCCTTCTGCAGTTCTCACTGGAAGACGTGAGAAG ACTATaattccaaaagaaaacaatttcaAACAACCTGGTGAGCGCTACCGTTCATTTGCACCAGACAG ACAAGAACGCTTTATCTGCCGC